The Streptomyces sp. NBC_01689 genome includes a window with the following:
- a CDS encoding nitroreductase yields MDVYEAVAGRRAVRGFTGRPVPGEVLERVLSAAAQAPSASNLQPWHVYVLTGRPLAELKKRAGERVASGDPWDEPEYEQYPPTLKSPYRERRSAFGEQRYGALGIPREDLEARQRAAAANWDCFGAPAALFCYIDRDMGRPQWSDVGMYLQTVMLLLRAEGLHSCAQMAWAKYRTTVAEILSPPDGLILFCGMSVGFEDPTAEVSRTGRAPLGETVTFVGDQ; encoded by the coding sequence ATGGACGTCTACGAAGCGGTCGCCGGCCGACGCGCGGTGCGCGGGTTCACCGGCCGGCCGGTGCCGGGCGAGGTGCTGGAGCGCGTACTGTCGGCCGCGGCCCAAGCCCCGTCCGCGTCCAACCTCCAGCCGTGGCACGTCTATGTGCTCACCGGCCGGCCGCTGGCCGAGCTCAAGAAACGCGCGGGCGAACGCGTGGCCTCGGGCGACCCGTGGGACGAACCCGAGTACGAGCAGTACCCGCCGACGTTGAAGTCCCCCTACCGGGAGCGCCGGTCCGCCTTCGGTGAGCAGCGTTACGGCGCGCTCGGCATCCCGCGCGAGGACCTGGAAGCTCGTCAGAGGGCCGCCGCCGCGAACTGGGACTGCTTCGGCGCACCCGCCGCGCTGTTCTGCTACATCGATCGCGACATGGGCCGGCCCCAGTGGTCCGACGTCGGCATGTATCTGCAGACCGTCATGCTGCTGCTCCGCGCCGAAGGCCTGCACAGCTGCGCCCAGATGGCCTGGGCGAAATACCGCACGACCGTGGCGGAGATCCTTTCGCCACCGGACGGCCTCATCCTGTTCTGCGGCATGTCGGTCGGGTTCGAGGACCCGACGGCGGAGGTCTCCCGCACGGGCCGCGCACCGCTCGGCGAGACGGTCACGTTCGTCGGGGACCAGTAG
- a CDS encoding dihydrofolate reductase family protein: MRKLTFAMNMSLDGYIAAPGDDLGWSVPSDELFQWWSDRVAATGLALYGRRLWETMSSHWPTADQQPAATPEAIEYAGRWRDMPKVVFSGTTGTVDGNTRLVTGDAVTEITRLKAGDGDPMDIGGATLAAAAMRAGLIDEYAIVTHPVLVGGGTPFFTALDNWVNLTLMETRTFPDGVVLTRYETKP; this comes from the coding sequence ATGCGGAAACTGACCTTTGCCATGAACATGAGCCTGGACGGCTACATCGCCGCGCCCGGCGACGACCTCGGCTGGAGCGTGCCGAGCGACGAGCTGTTCCAGTGGTGGTCCGACCGGGTGGCCGCGACGGGCCTGGCGCTGTACGGGCGCAGGCTGTGGGAGACGATGAGCTCCCACTGGCCGACCGCCGACCAGCAGCCGGCTGCCACACCGGAGGCGATCGAGTACGCCGGCCGCTGGAGGGACATGCCGAAGGTGGTGTTCTCCGGCACGACCGGCACGGTCGACGGGAACACCCGTCTGGTCACCGGCGACGCGGTCACCGAGATCACCAGGCTCAAGGCCGGCGACGGTGACCCCATGGACATCGGCGGCGCCACACTCGCCGCGGCCGCCATGCGGGCCGGGCTGATCGACGAGTACGCGATCGTCACCCATCCGGTCCTGGTGGGCGGCGGCACGCCGTTCTTCACCGCCCTGGACAACTGGGTGAACCTGACGCTGATGGAGACCCGAACGTTTCCCGACGGCGTGGTCCTGACCAGGTACGAGACCAAGCCCTGA
- a CDS encoding phosphotransferase family protein — protein sequence MTREWLAGAARSALGGGRRLVAVERIAGGSKKGVYRLVMDDASTAVAYLWADAENYWPAAEGDDDLTDPFSPGLGLALFQAAHTRLDRLGVRVPAVRLVDRDGAGDRADLAIVEDLRGENLEELLARDPRAAAPVMARLAESLEAMRSHRAPAYGKVAVVDGGGTSRGTSCEEVVLDRALRDLAEAASRDPRIAGVRDRLEERLLDLAAAVRPRAEHSVVHGELGPDHVLVDQDGRPAVIDIEGLMYFDVEWEHVFLRIRFHDAYRPLASGGLDEDRLALYLLAQRLSLTAGPLRLLDGDFPDRTFMAAIAEHNLEQALALLPV from the coding sequence GTGACGCGGGAGTGGCTGGCGGGCGCGGCGCGGTCCGCGCTGGGCGGCGGACGGCGGCTGGTGGCGGTCGAGCGGATCGCGGGCGGCAGCAAGAAGGGCGTGTACCGCCTGGTGATGGACGACGCTTCGACAGCGGTCGCGTACCTGTGGGCCGACGCCGAGAACTACTGGCCCGCCGCCGAGGGCGACGACGACCTCACCGACCCGTTCTCGCCCGGCCTCGGACTCGCGCTCTTCCAGGCCGCGCACACGCGCCTGGACCGGCTCGGCGTCCGCGTTCCGGCGGTCCGTCTCGTCGACCGCGACGGCGCCGGTGATCGTGCCGACCTGGCGATCGTCGAGGACCTCCGGGGCGAGAACCTGGAAGAACTGCTCGCGCGCGATCCGCGTGCGGCGGCCCCGGTCATGGCCCGCCTCGCGGAGTCCCTGGAGGCGATGCGGAGCCACCGGGCGCCGGCCTACGGGAAAGTGGCCGTGGTCGACGGTGGGGGAACCTCGCGCGGCACGTCGTGCGAAGAGGTGGTTCTCGACCGCGCTCTGCGGGACCTCGCCGAGGCGGCCTCGCGCGATCCGCGGATCGCGGGCGTCCGCGACCGGCTGGAGGAACGGCTGCTGGACCTGGCGGCGGCGGTACGGCCGCGCGCGGAGCACTCGGTCGTCCACGGCGAACTGGGCCCCGATCACGTGCTGGTGGACCAGGACGGAAGGCCCGCCGTCATCGACATCGAGGGGTTGATGTACTTCGACGTCGAGTGGGAGCACGTGTTCCTGCGCATCCGCTTCCACGACGCCTACCGGCCGCTGGCGTCAGGCGGGTTGGACGAGGACCGGCTCGCGCTCTACCTGCTCGCCCAGCGTCTCTCGTTGACGGCGGGCCCGCTGCGGCTCCTGGACGGGGACTTCCCCGACCGGACGTTCATGGCGGCCATCGCCGAGCACAACCTCGAACAGGCCCTGGCACTGCTCCCCGTCTGA
- a CDS encoding MalY/PatB family protein — protein MNTPAADGHNPLRRLTLADLRSKQGIKWRRYPEDVLPLWIADMDAVPPTAVVDAVNEALGRGDTGYPPFDPAFAHAWDHFASLRWGWRVDPDRTLVVPSVLTGITETLKVITAPGDAVVVNSPGYGPHLSIIRGLGRRPVEVPLGPGHRIDLDALRAAFSDGAGGGRPGALLLCSPHNPTGTVHTAAELTAVAELAGEFGVRVLTNEIHAPLVPAGARHVPYLSVPGSDDAVSVFSASKGWHLSGFRGGLLAWGADSGPDMRRIPMDMLHELSGIGVIAQTAALNHGIGWLNHLLVGLDENRRLLAELLADRLPEIRHRQPEGTYLAWLDCRELNLGDDPAAAFLERSRVALTPGPEFGRGGEGHVRLNFATSPEILTDAVHRMAKVRDTPSL, from the coding sequence ATGAACACCCCCGCTGCGGACGGTCACAACCCGCTTCGCCGGCTCACCCTCGCCGACCTGCGAAGCAAGCAGGGGATCAAGTGGCGTCGCTACCCGGAGGATGTCCTGCCGCTGTGGATAGCGGACATGGACGCCGTTCCGCCGACGGCCGTGGTGGACGCGGTGAACGAGGCGCTCGGGCGTGGAGACACCGGATATCCGCCCTTCGACCCGGCGTTCGCGCACGCCTGGGACCACTTCGCCTCCCTTCGCTGGGGCTGGCGGGTGGACCCGGATCGGACCCTGGTCGTGCCGTCCGTTCTGACGGGCATCACCGAGACGCTCAAGGTGATCACGGCACCCGGCGACGCGGTGGTCGTCAACTCTCCCGGTTACGGCCCGCATCTGAGCATCATCCGCGGTCTGGGACGGCGCCCGGTGGAGGTCCCCCTCGGGCCCGGTCACCGCATCGACCTGGACGCACTGCGTGCCGCGTTCAGCGACGGAGCGGGAGGAGGACGGCCCGGGGCTCTGCTCCTGTGCAGCCCGCACAACCCCACCGGCACGGTACACACCGCCGCGGAACTCACGGCGGTTGCGGAGCTGGCGGGTGAGTTCGGCGTGCGGGTGCTGACCAACGAGATCCACGCACCCCTCGTCCCCGCCGGAGCCCGGCATGTCCCGTATCTCAGTGTCCCGGGCTCCGACGACGCGGTGTCCGTCTTCTCGGCCTCCAAGGGATGGCATCTGTCCGGCTTCCGCGGCGGGTTGCTCGCGTGGGGCGCGGACTCCGGCCCGGACATGCGGCGCATCCCGATGGACATGCTGCACGAGCTGAGCGGCATCGGCGTCATCGCGCAGACGGCGGCACTGAACCACGGGATCGGCTGGCTGAACCACCTGCTTGTCGGCCTCGACGAGAACCGCCGCCTCCTGGCCGAACTCCTCGCGGACCGCCTCCCCGAGATCCGCCACCGGCAGCCCGAGGGCACCTACCTGGCATGGCTGGACTGCCGGGAACTGAACCTGGGGGACGACCCCGCCGCGGCCTTCCTCGAACGGTCCCGGGTCGCGCTCACCCCGGGACCGGAGTTCGGACGCGGCGGGGAAGGACACGTGCGGCTCAACTTCGCGACGTCGCCCGAGATCCTCACCGACGCGGTTCACCGCATGGCCAAGGTGAGGGACACGCCCTCCTTGTGA
- a CDS encoding FtsX-like permease family protein has protein sequence MVIPFRRVDRAVAPWVRTRLRSAPGAALSLALLVAVTACLAAAFPRALERYEDGGLRHAVEQAPPSRSVVRLTSPGPLTDLPNLPDLPQDRREQALRPATLKGQYDSVVGKVRRPLVPDPGLSSYGVTTTVNQQVPDAWLPRPDARPAKIALVAPADLAGHARLTEGRLPRASGAVTARTPEVEAAVSTDTAKTLHARVGSVLHVPGAGRGALTVRITGIVAPRDRDGVYWATEPLFRTPVLKLTDPSDPYSPRYWLGAVLLPPDAAPVLLGTQGRPYRYWWLAPSSAGLHHRDLGGLRSSLASLVSGPGLHEVSTVTGPLTDADTDLDDVLAAYAQLHSGVATLIAVAALGSGTVALVVLAMAAGLTADRRRTEMALLRARGASLRGLVGRLFAETAVIAVPAGALGLAVAVRFLPGARALPAVLAALAVTVVACAALPLRAAAAHRLVRVPALRHDVTSVRPSRRRTVAELTLMALAVGAVVSLRRQGTSAGTGNQLISAAPVLVGVIAALLLVRLYPLPLRGLARPAGRLRGVVTHLSLARAGRSSASAVLPLLALLTALTTASFGGSVLAGVGDARDHSALLAVRADARVESAMEPLPAGLTDRVRRVSGVRDVTAVSVTYRARPKDGRQTVPVVGVDPGDYAELTARTGIGAFPAGALKVARGGPGAVLPVVASPSVAHTYGSAPFPVSMEDGGRITVRVVAVRHLTPAVLGDDFLVVDRAGLGAAAARPTTLLVTGPDADGRALREAAGDAAAVSLRAEQRAQYVDSPLQTGVERLYTAAVAAGAGYAVLALLLSLLRAAPERIALLARLRTMGLTRPQGRRLLVLESLPQAVLAAAGGVLTGWAAISLLSPGMDLTAVALPPSDAPLDRIPLHIDAWSLTIPALAVVAVTVGIAALQAWWAGRKGAVRELRAGDTR, from the coding sequence ATGGTGATCCCGTTCCGGCGCGTGGACCGCGCCGTCGCCCCCTGGGTGCGCACCCGTCTGCGGTCGGCTCCCGGTGCCGCGCTCTCCCTCGCGCTGCTGGTCGCGGTGACCGCCTGCCTGGCCGCCGCGTTCCCGCGCGCGCTGGAGCGGTACGAGGACGGGGGCCTGCGCCACGCCGTCGAACAGGCGCCGCCGTCCCGGAGCGTCGTCCGTCTGACCTCCCCCGGACCCCTGACGGACCTCCCCAACCTGCCGGACCTGCCACAGGACCGGCGCGAGCAGGCACTGCGCCCCGCCACCTTGAAGGGCCAGTACGACAGCGTCGTCGGCAAGGTCCGGCGTCCCCTCGTCCCCGACCCCGGCCTGTCGTCGTACGGTGTGACCACGACGGTCAACCAGCAGGTGCCCGACGCCTGGCTGCCCCGGCCGGACGCGCGGCCCGCCAAGATCGCTCTCGTGGCGCCGGCGGACCTGGCCGGGCACGCCCGGCTGACGGAGGGCCGGCTGCCCCGCGCGTCCGGCGCGGTCACCGCCAGGACGCCCGAGGTGGAGGCGGCGGTCAGCACGGACACCGCCAAGACCCTGCACGCCCGGGTGGGTTCCGTCCTGCACGTCCCCGGTGCGGGCCGGGGCGCGCTCACCGTCCGGATCACCGGCATCGTCGCCCCGCGCGACCGTGACGGCGTCTACTGGGCGACGGAACCCCTGTTCCGCACGCCCGTCCTGAAGCTCACGGACCCCTCCGACCCGTACTCGCCCCGGTACTGGCTCGGCGCCGTGCTGCTGCCGCCCGACGCGGCGCCCGTTCTCCTGGGCACGCAGGGACGGCCGTACCGCTACTGGTGGCTGGCCCCCTCCTCCGCCGGCCTGCACCACCGCGACCTGGGCGGGCTCCGGTCCTCGCTCGCCTCCCTGGTGTCCGGACCCGGTCTGCACGAGGTGAGCACGGTCACCGGCCCGCTCACGGACGCCGACACCGATCTCGACGACGTGCTCGCCGCCTACGCGCAGCTGCACTCCGGCGTCGCCACGCTGATCGCCGTCGCCGCCCTCGGCAGCGGTACGGTCGCCCTCGTCGTCCTGGCGATGGCGGCCGGTCTCACCGCCGACCGCCGCCGCACCGAGATGGCGCTGCTGCGGGCCCGCGGCGCGTCGCTACGGGGCCTCGTCGGCCGCCTGTTCGCTGAGACGGCGGTGATCGCCGTTCCGGCCGGGGCGCTCGGCCTGGCCGTGGCGGTGCGGTTCCTCCCCGGTGCCAGGGCCCTGCCCGCCGTGCTGGCCGCCCTCGCGGTGACGGTCGTCGCCTGCGCGGCCCTCCCGCTGCGCGCGGCGGCCGCCCACCGGCTCGTCCGGGTCCCCGCGCTCCGCCACGACGTGACGTCCGTACGTCCTTCCCGGCGCCGGACGGTGGCGGAACTGACGCTGATGGCGCTGGCCGTCGGCGCGGTCGTGAGCCTGCGCCGGCAGGGCACGTCCGCCGGGACCGGCAATCAGCTGATCTCGGCGGCCCCCGTCCTGGTAGGGGTGATCGCCGCGCTGCTGCTGGTCCGCCTCTACCCCCTTCCCCTGCGCGGGCTGGCCCGTCCGGCCGGGCGGCTGCGCGGTGTGGTCACCCATCTCTCGCTGGCCCGGGCCGGCCGCAGTTCGGCGTCGGCGGTACTGCCGTTGCTCGCCCTGCTCACCGCACTGACCACGGCGTCGTTCGGCGGCTCGGTCCTGGCGGGCGTCGGCGACGCGCGGGACCACTCGGCGCTGCTGGCCGTCCGGGCCGACGCCCGAGTGGAATCGGCGATGGAGCCCCTGCCCGCCGGACTGACCGACCGGGTGCGGCGGGTCTCCGGCGTGCGGGACGTGACGGCGGTGAGCGTCACGTACCGGGCGAGGCCGAAGGACGGACGCCAGACGGTGCCGGTGGTGGGCGTCGATCCCGGCGACTACGCTGAGCTGACGGCGCGGACGGGCATCGGCGCCTTCCCCGCCGGAGCGCTGAAGGTGGCTCGGGGCGGTCCGGGAGCCGTACTGCCCGTCGTGGCCTCCCCGAGCGTGGCACACACCTACGGCTCGGCCCCGTTCCCCGTCAGCATGGAGGACGGCGGCAGGATCACCGTCCGCGTCGTCGCCGTCCGTCACCTCACCCCGGCCGTCCTGGGCGACGACTTCCTGGTGGTGGACCGCGCCGGTCTCGGCGCCGCCGCGGCCAGGCCGACGACCCTCCTGGTCACGGGCCCTGACGCGGACGGCCGTGCCCTGCGCGAGGCGGCCGGGGACGCCGCGGCGGTCAGCCTCCGCGCCGAACAGCGGGCCCAGTACGTCGACTCCCCGCTCCAGACCGGTGTGGAGCGTCTCTACACCGCGGCGGTGGCGGCCGGCGCCGGCTACGCGGTGCTCGCGCTGCTCCTGTCCCTGCTGCGCGCCGCCCCCGAACGCATCGCGCTGCTCGCCCGCCTCCGCACCATGGGCCTCACCCGGCCCCAGGGCCGCCGCCTGCTCGTCCTGGAGTCCCTGCCGCAGGCCGTCCTCGCCGCGGCCGGCGGCGTACTCACCGGCTGGGCCGCGATCAGCCTGCTCTCCCCCGGCATGGACCTCACCGCGGTGGCACTCCCTCCCTCGGACGCCCCTCTCGACCGCATCCCGCTGCACATCGACGCCTGGTCGCTGACGATTCCGGCGCTGGCCGTGGTGGCGGTCACGGTGGGCATCGCCGCGCTGCAGGCGTGGTGGGCGGGCAGGAAGGGCGCGGTACGGGAGTTGAGAGCGGGTGACACGCGGTGA
- a CDS encoding metal-dependent hydrolase family protein: MNSYTIRTASLFDGHELSGPSAVTVTDGVITGVEPASTELGESSADNVVDLGPDSCLLPGLIDSHVHLAFDAGPDPVSSLQRIDDTELLAGMRTAADSMLRAGITTVRDLGDRGYLAVALGEEFRRHSHLGPEILSAGPPLTTPLGHCHFFGGEVEGAEGLRQAVRERHARGSAVVKIMASGGNMTSESVAPHVSQYGLDDLRVVVDEAHRLGLPVAAHAHGVTAIMEAVEAGVDTLEHVSFLTEAGSRPDPEALAAVAESGSFVSLTLGRDPGRPLPDHPAMISQARIILGAFRDLYKMGAKVVLGSDAGIGPFKPHDVLPYAVSDAVDLGFSPLDALASVTSVAARACGVEGRKGRIAVGADADLLAVGGNPVTAPAALRDVRAVFRAGVRVR; encoded by the coding sequence GTGAACTCATACACCATACGCACGGCCTCACTGTTCGACGGTCACGAGCTGTCCGGGCCCTCGGCGGTCACCGTCACCGACGGCGTCATCACCGGCGTGGAACCCGCGAGCACGGAGCTCGGCGAATCATCCGCCGACAACGTTGTCGACCTCGGTCCCGACTCCTGCCTCCTGCCGGGCCTCATCGACAGTCACGTCCATCTCGCCTTCGACGCCGGACCCGATCCCGTCTCGTCGCTTCAGCGGATCGACGACACCGAGTTGCTGGCGGGGATGAGGACGGCCGCCGACTCGATGCTGCGGGCGGGAATCACCACCGTCAGGGACCTCGGCGACCGCGGTTACCTCGCGGTGGCGCTCGGTGAGGAGTTCCGGCGGCATTCCCACCTCGGGCCCGAGATCCTTTCCGCCGGCCCCCCGCTCACCACGCCGCTCGGCCACTGCCACTTCTTCGGCGGCGAGGTGGAGGGCGCCGAGGGGCTTCGCCAGGCGGTGCGCGAGCGCCACGCCCGCGGCTCTGCCGTCGTCAAGATCATGGCGAGCGGCGGGAACATGACTTCGGAATCGGTCGCGCCCCATGTCTCGCAGTACGGCCTCGACGACCTTCGCGTCGTGGTGGACGAGGCGCACCGTCTGGGCCTGCCCGTGGCGGCCCACGCCCACGGTGTGACGGCGATCATGGAGGCCGTCGAGGCCGGCGTCGACACACTCGAGCACGTGAGCTTCCTGACGGAGGCCGGAAGCAGACCCGATCCGGAGGCGCTCGCCGCCGTCGCCGAGAGCGGGAGCTTCGTCAGTCTCACCTTGGGGCGTGACCCCGGCCGGCCCCTCCCCGACCATCCCGCCATGATCTCGCAGGCGCGAATCATCCTCGGCGCCTTCCGCGACCTCTACAAGATGGGCGCCAAGGTGGTGCTGGGCTCGGATGCCGGCATCGGTCCCTTCAAGCCCCACGACGTGCTGCCCTACGCCGTGTCGGACGCGGTCGATCTGGGCTTCTCCCCGCTCGACGCACTCGCGTCCGTCACGAGCGTCGCGGCTCGTGCGTGCGGGGTCGAAGGCCGGAAGGGACGGATCGCGGTCGGCGCCGACGCCGATCTCCTCGCGGTGGGCGGCAATCCCGTGACCGCCCCCGCCGCACTGCGCGATGTCCGGGCGGTCTTCCGCGCCGGTGTGCGGGTGCGCTGA
- a CDS encoding class I SAM-dependent methyltransferase, with protein MSESGRGASRTAVLVCQGRAAANGRAAPGQFADPVAVRLLRAEERRPVDEVRANTPPSGWRERTGYESVRACAEVVVPRTVAIDEALRARLTDQLVILGAGLDTRAWRLPELARTDVWEVDHPASQQDKRARLAEAASEPGGPDRSARPAEELTAVARSVRFTSVDFAADDLGAALDAAGHDPSSPTTWLWEGVVPYLTRAEVRATVGALAARTVPGSALVVNYQAPSARAKAGRLLTRVLGSSVTAGEPWRSLWKPERMAALLAEYGLRVVSDDSLLALAHALGAPAEGRSSLRSGRVAVAESR; from the coding sequence ATGAGCGAGAGTGGGAGGGGCGCGAGCCGGACGGCCGTGCTGGTCTGTCAGGGGCGGGCCGCCGCGAACGGGCGTGCCGCCCCGGGGCAGTTCGCCGATCCTGTGGCCGTACGGCTGCTGCGCGCCGAGGAACGGCGGCCCGTGGACGAGGTGCGCGCGAACACCCCACCCTCCGGCTGGCGGGAGCGCACCGGGTACGAGAGTGTCCGCGCGTGCGCCGAGGTGGTCGTGCCGCGGACGGTCGCGATCGACGAGGCCCTGCGCGCCCGTCTCACCGACCAGCTCGTGATCCTCGGCGCCGGTCTGGACACCCGCGCGTGGCGGCTGCCCGAGCTCGCGCGGACCGACGTGTGGGAGGTCGATCATCCCGCCTCCCAACAGGACAAGCGCGCCCGGCTCGCCGAGGCCGCGTCCGAGCCCGGCGGACCGGACAGGAGCGCTCGCCCCGCCGAGGAGCTGACGGCCGTCGCGCGTTCCGTCCGCTTCACGTCGGTCGATTTCGCCGCCGACGATCTCGGTGCGGCGTTGGACGCCGCCGGCCACGACCCGTCCTCGCCGACGACATGGTTGTGGGAGGGCGTCGTCCCGTACCTGACGCGAGCCGAGGTACGCGCCACGGTGGGCGCCCTCGCCGCCCGGACGGTCCCGGGCAGTGCGCTCGTCGTCAACTACCAGGCGCCGTCGGCGAGAGCAAAGGCGGGTCGGCTGCTCACACGCGTGCTCGGCAGTTCCGTCACGGCGGGTGAGCCGTGGCGTTCGCTGTGGAAACCAGAGCGGATGGCCGCACTGCTCGCCGAGTACGGCCTGCGCGTGGTGTCGGACGACAGTCTCCTCGCCCTCGCACACGCTCTCGGCGCCCCGGCGGAAGGACGTTCCTCCCTGCGGTCGGGCCGCGTGGCCGTCGCGGAGAGCCGCTGA
- a CDS encoding ABC transporter ATP-binding protein: MTTSPTLAELADRATASRARPAYGHDALIACDRLVRVFSADGVEVQALQGLDLLVRQGELMALVGASGSGKSTLMNILAGLDTPTAGAAQVAGHNLLAMTAKDRLHYRRQVVGFIWQQTSRNLLPYLTAAQNVALPLQLAGVRRRSRARAERAQELMELLQVADCRDRRPHEMSGGQQQRVAIAVALACDPAVLLADEPTGELDSQTAQQVFAAFRTANEELGTTIVIVTHDRAVAGEVRRTVAIRDGRTSTEVLRRSEVDETTGHETLVAREYAMLDRAGRLQLPAEYTETLGMRDRVALGLEEDHITVWPDDSGHG; encoded by the coding sequence ATGACGACGAGTCCCACCCTCGCCGAACTGGCCGACAGGGCGACCGCCTCCCGCGCCCGGCCCGCGTACGGCCACGACGCCCTCATCGCCTGCGACCGGCTGGTCCGTGTCTTCTCCGCGGACGGCGTGGAGGTGCAGGCCCTCCAAGGCCTCGATCTGCTCGTCCGCCAGGGCGAACTCATGGCCCTGGTGGGAGCGTCGGGCAGCGGCAAGTCCACCCTGATGAACATCCTGGCCGGCCTGGACACCCCCACCGCCGGGGCGGCTCAGGTGGCCGGTCACAACCTGCTGGCCATGACCGCGAAGGACCGCCTGCACTACCGGCGCCAGGTGGTCGGCTTCATCTGGCAGCAGACCTCCCGCAACCTGCTGCCGTATCTCACCGCGGCCCAGAACGTCGCCCTTCCCCTCCAACTGGCGGGCGTACGGCGCCGGTCCAGGGCACGCGCCGAACGCGCCCAGGAACTCATGGAGTTGCTGCAGGTCGCCGACTGCCGGGACCGCCGTCCGCACGAGATGTCCGGCGGTCAGCAGCAGCGGGTCGCGATCGCCGTGGCCCTCGCCTGCGACCCGGCGGTACTGCTCGCCGACGAACCCACCGGCGAACTCGACTCCCAGACCGCCCAACAGGTCTTCGCCGCCTTCCGCACGGCGAACGAGGAGCTCGGCACCACCATCGTCATCGTCACCCATGACCGCGCCGTGGCCGGCGAGGTGCGGCGCACGGTCGCCATCCGTGACGGCCGCACCTCCACGGAGGTCCTGCGCCGCAGCGAGGTCGACGAGACCACCGGCCACGAGACCCTGGTGGCCCGCGAGTACGCGATGCTCGACCGGGCCGGCCGCCTCCAGCTGCCCGCCGAGTACACGGAGACACTGGGCATGCGCGACCGGGTGGCGCTGGGTCTGGAGGAGGACCACATCACCGTATGGCCGGACGACAGCGGGCACGGCTGA
- a CDS encoding ABC transporter ATP-binding protein — protein sequence MSQVVTGAMVRVEDIHKSYGHGAAAVHALRGVSFDIPRGELIALKGRSGSGKTTLLNIVGGLDTPDRGRVIVDGTDLSELGEDGLLAMRRDRIGFVFQSFGLIPILTAAENVGVPMRMRRAGVREREERVELLLSLVGLADHAAQRPGELSGGQQQRVAIARALANNPSLLIADEPTGQLDAETGHAVMELLRAVVRSEQVTALVATHDATLLDLADRVLEMRDGEIRDVTGG from the coding sequence ATGAGCCAGGTCGTCACAGGGGCCATGGTGCGTGTCGAGGACATCCACAAGTCGTACGGTCACGGCGCCGCCGCCGTCCATGCCCTGCGCGGTGTCTCCTTCGACATCCCCCGCGGTGAACTCATCGCGCTCAAGGGCCGGTCGGGCTCCGGGAAGACCACCCTCCTGAACATCGTCGGAGGGCTGGACACACCCGACCGGGGGCGGGTCATCGTGGACGGCACGGATCTGTCGGAGCTCGGTGAGGACGGCCTGCTGGCGATGCGCCGGGACCGGATCGGCTTCGTCTTCCAGTCCTTCGGCCTCATACCGATCCTGACGGCCGCGGAGAACGTGGGTGTGCCGATGCGCATGCGCCGGGCCGGCGTACGGGAGCGGGAGGAGCGCGTCGAGCTGCTGCTGTCCCTGGTGGGTCTCGCGGACCACGCGGCGCAGCGGCCCGGCGAGCTCTCCGGCGGCCAGCAGCAGCGGGTCGCCATCGCCCGCGCGCTGGCCAACAACCCGTCGTTGCTGATCGCCGACGAGCCCACCGGACAGCTGGACGCGGAGACCGGCCATGCCGTGATGGAACTGCTGCGGGCGGTGGTGCGCAGCGAGCAGGTCACCGCCCTGGTGGCCACGCACGACGCGACCCTGCTCGACCTCGCCGACCGGGTGCTGGAAATGCGCGACGGGGAGATACGGGACGTGACGGGGGGGTAG